ATCCAGATCCCTGTCGTTCGTGAAGAGCAACAGGCTGCAACAGCGGCCAAGCGTGCCACCGACGACGCGGAACACGAGCCCGAGGCGTCCCCGGACGACGGATCACCACCACCCGGACAGTCCGCCTCATCACCGCGAGGCCCGGACGACTTTGAATTCGCTTCAGAAACAGGTGAAACCGCCCGGGCGTACAAAGCCGGTTGGGCACGGATCGCCGGGATCGGGTTCATCCGGCCCGATGTGCTCGACGCGTTGATCGAGCAGTTCGGTTGCCGCCTCACCCGAGCACTGGTCGACGCCGACACCGGAGTCACCTGCGAGACCTCGACGACGGCGTACGAGCCGACATCAAGGATGAGGGAGTTCGTCCAACAACGCGACCAAACCTGCCGGTTCCCCATGTGCACTAGGACCGCCATCAGGTGCGACATCGATCATGTCGTCGAATGGCCGCAGGGACCCACTGACGGGCACAACCTCGCCGCACTCTGCCGACACCACCATGACGCGAAGACCAAAAAGCACTGGGACTACCACATGAGCGACGACGGAGTCTGCAGCTGGACCTCCCGCACGGGCCGCACGTATGTCACCTACCCCGACTCCGTGCACGACGCTTCATGAATCAGCCCCGTATGGTCGGGTAACCGTTCAAGGTCACCGGGTTTCGGCGCATGCGCCCTCCTTCGTCGGGCGCATGGCTCAACCAGCCGTGAAGCGACGCCTCAGTGCCAGCCTTCGTCCACCCGCAGGGCCCTCTCCGAGCGGCATAGTGGGGACGTGCTCACCGACCACATGCCGCTCATCGAGACCGGCTCGATCCGACTCAGACAGTTCGCACCCAAGGATTCGCCGCTGGTCGCGTCAGTGAGCGACGATCCACTGATTCCGCTGATCACCACGGTCCCGAGCAATCCTGAGCCGGCCGAACTGGAGGCCTACTTGGCGCGTCAGCACGGACGATTCTCCCAGGGGTGGGGTTACTCGTTCGCGATCGCTGATCGCGACACCGACGATGCCGTGGGTCAACTGAGCCTGGCGCTACGAAACCTGAGCTTCGGCCGAGCATCGGTGGGGT
This is a stretch of genomic DNA from Yimella lutea. It encodes these proteins:
- a CDS encoding GNAT family N-acetyltransferase, with product MLTDHMPLIETGSIRLRQFAPKDSPLVASVSDDPLIPLITTVPSNPEPAELEAYLARQHGRFSQGWGYSFAIADRDTDDAVGQLSLALRNLSFGRASVGYWIVPAQRRQGRARAALAAITDWALRFDQVHRLELYVEPWNEGSWRTAEACGYEREGLLRSWEWVGDQRRDMYLYSRIAG